The genomic stretch CTGCTGCGGGACTGACATGAAGCCGGTCATCGAAATGCTGGTGCTCTACTACAGCCGCTACGGCGCCACCGCCGAGATGGCGCGGCGGGTGGCGCGCGGCATCGAGTCGGTGGACGGCTGCGCCGCACGCCTGCGCACGGTGCCGCCGGTATCGCCCGTGTGCGAAGCCACTGCACCGGAGATTCCGGAATCCGGGCCGCCCTACGCGACGGCCGACGACCTCAAGGAATGCGCCGGGCTGGCGCTGGGCAGCCCGACGCGCTTCGGCAACATGGCCGCGCCGCTGAAATACTTCCTCGATTCCACCGGCGCACTGTGGCTGTCCGGGGCCTTGGTCGGCAAACCGGCCGCGGTAT from Nevskiales bacterium encodes the following:
- the wrbA gene encoding NAD(P)H:quinone oxidoreductase; the protein is MKPVIEMLVLYYSRYGATAEMARRVARGIESVDGCAARLRTVPPVSPVCEATAPEIPESGPPYATADDLKECAGLALGSPTRFGNMAAPLKYFLDSTGALWLSGALVGKPAAVFTSTSSMHGGQETTLLSMMLPLLHHGMLIVGLPYTETALIKTRSGGTPYGPSHLAGSDSKLPLSEHEKTLCEALGRRLAEIALRLQATG